The Meiothermus sp. Pnk-1 DNA window TGGCCCGGTTCGGGTCAGCTCCGGCCTCGAGCAAAGTGTACACAACCTTGGCACGTTCTTGCAGCATGGCCTCGTGTAGGGGATTGCTGCCCCACCAATCGGGCGCGTTCAGGCCGGTTTCATCCTCCAGCAGCGCCTGAACGGACTGGTGCAGGGGAGTGTCACCCTCGCTGTTGATCGCGTTCGGGTCGGCCCCCGCCTCGAGCAGGACCCGGACGATCTCGGTGTGGCCCTTCCGGGCGGCCAGGTGCAGGGGGGTGCCACCACGTTGGTCAGCCTGGTTAGGATCGGCCCCGGCCTCAAGTAGTATTTGGACGATTTTGGTGTGCCCCTCCCAGGCAGGCAGGTGCAGGGGCGTGTCACCGTTCTTGTCGGTTGCGCCCAGGTCGGCCCCCGCCTCGAGCAGCATCCGGACCGCCTCGGCGTGGCCCTTCCAGGCGGCCACGTGCAACGGGGTGCCGCCGTACTTGTCGCGCTGGTTAGGATCGGCCCCGGCCTCGAGCAGCGCCCGGACGATCCCGCTGTATCGCCGCTCGGCGGCAGTATGTAGGGGGGTGTTACCGTCCTTGTCGGTTAGGCCCGGGTCGGCCCCGGCCTTGAGCAGTATTTGGACGACTTTGGTGTGCTCTCTTTGAGCCGCCACGTGCAGGGGGGTGTTGCCGTAGCAGTTGCGCCGGTTCGGGTTAGCGCCCTTGTCCAGCAAGCGTTGGACGGCTTCGGCGTGGCCCTGCCAGGCGGCCTCGTGCAGGGGGGTGTTACCGTACTCGCCGGTTAGGCCCGGGTCGGCCCCGGCCTTGAGCAGTATTTGGACGACTTTGGTGTGCCCTTCTTGAGCCGCCACGTACAGGGGGGTGTTGCCGTAGCCGTAGCAGTTGCGCCGGTTTGGGTTAGCGCCCTTGTCCAGTAAGCGTTGGACGGCTCCGGCGTGGCCCTGCCAGGCGGCCTCGTGCAGGGGGGTGCTGCCGTCCTCGGAAGTTGCGCCCGGGTCGGCCCCCGCCTCGAGCAGCACCTGGATGGCTTTGGCTTTGCCGTACTTGGCGGCCTCGTGCAGGGGGGTGTCACCACGTCGGTCAGCCTGGTTAGGATCGGCCCCCGCCTCAAGCAAAAGCCGGACGATCTCGGCGTGGCCTTTCCGGGCGGCCACGTGCAGGGGGGCGATGCCGTTCCAGTCGGTTAGGTTCGGATTGGCCCCCGCCTCGAGCAGCACCCGGACGATCTTGGCGTACCCTTTTTGAGCAGCCTTGTCCAGGGGGGTGCTCCAGAAGGAGTCTAGCCAGAACAAGTCTAGCTGGTTGGGATCGTCCCCCTCGCCCAACAAACGCCGAACGGTTGCGAGGTCGCCCTTCTCGATGGCTTCGTATAGGTCCATACTTCCTCCAGGGGCGCAGGGCCTCTCTTCTCTGCCACCTGGCCGGTCTAGCCCCCTTATTCTGCTTCAACTTTCGGCGCGGGGGCAAGACGGGGTCTCAGGGATCCACTCGATTTCTCTCGAGAGCGCTCCTCACCTCCCGGCCAGGGCCAGCAGTGTTTTAGTCCGGCTGCGGGGGCGCGCGAGGAAGGTTTCCAGCACTTTTCCGCCCCGCCCCACCGCCAGCTCGAGCGGGGTCTGGCCTTCCCGGTTGGGTCGTTCGGGGTCCGCTCCGGCTTCCAGCAGGATCCGGACGGCTTCGGCTTTGCCCCGCTGGGCCGCCTCGTGGAGGAGGGTGTCGCCCCACCTGTTGGCTCGGTTCGGGTCGCCCCCCGCCTCGAGCAGGGCATGGACGGCCTTGAGGCTGCCCTTCTTTGCGGCGTCGGGAAAGCCCTTATCCCTCCAGGAGGTGCGAGCCCCTGGCCTCAGCTGCCCGGCTCAGGATCTATAACCACGGTCTGAATCCAGTCCGGGGTC harbors:
- a CDS encoding ankyrin repeat domain-containing protein is translated as MDLYEAIEKGDLATVRRLLGEGDDPNQLDLFWLDSFWSTPLDKAAQKGYAKIVRVLLEAGANPNLTDWNGIAPLHVAARKGHAEIVRLLLEAGADPNQADRRGDTPLHEAAKYGKAKAIQVLLEAGADPGATSEDGSTPLHEAAWQGHAGAVQRLLDKGANPNRRNCYGYGNTPLYVAAQEGHTKVVQILLKAGADPGLTGEYGNTPLHEAAWQGHAEAVQRLLDKGANPNRRNCYGNTPLHVAAQREHTKVVQILLKAGADPGLTDKDGNTPLHTAAERRYSGIVRALLEAGADPNQRDKYGGTPLHVAAWKGHAEAVRMLLEAGADLGATDKNGDTPLHLPAWEGHTKIVQILLEAGADPNQADQRGGTPLHLAARKGHTEIVRVLLEAGADPNAINSEGDTPLHQSVQALLEDETGLNAPDWWGSNPLHEAMLQERAKVVYTLLEAGADPNRANQKGQTPLELAVERRGKVLELFLEHPRSRAKALLALAGR
- a CDS encoding ankyrin repeat domain-containing protein — encoded protein: MRPGARTSWRDKGFPDAAKKGSLKAVHALLEAGGDPNRANRWGDTLLHEAAQRGKAEAVRILLEAGADPERPNREGQTPLELAVGRGGKVLETFLARPRSRTKTLLALAGR